One part of the Olleya sp. YS genome encodes these proteins:
- a CDS encoding T9SS type A sorting domain-containing protein, which produces MKTKIISIIIILVANFQLFAQYPINPYIQTNYEYDVYILTLREILSNPSDPDYDTPIIPTSRLTPYLEDLSAIYDNSGSNPEIDFIFNSLDIHANQEYDAVYSSSNYPIEFKKMIITADASDPWITDFINTGVSGINALDSLMSTYQFTLVDSNNYGSSTYYFQIETSYNYMNLNALVEDFTSIPEINNVEVNYPDLSLRFNYIGIPYTVQKQEFGMTLTAPAEVSNIIVDGNNYRFKVYGSDCLSGCTIVETRTISVDSNYNVLSNEDYLFETMAIYPNPASSIVNIHSNNNYESIIVVIYDILGKPVLKKDAETSIDVSSLKSGIYLLKLKQGQKQEIKKLVIE; this is translated from the coding sequence ATGAAAACTAAAATAATATCTATTATAATAATTTTAGTTGCTAACTTTCAATTATTCGCTCAATATCCTATCAATCCATATATTCAAACTAATTATGAGTATGATGTTTATATATTAACCTTAAGAGAAATTTTGAGTAATCCTTCAGATCCTGATTATGATACTCCAATTATACCAACCTCAAGATTAACCCCTTATTTAGAAGACTTATCTGCTATATATGATAATTCAGGAAGTAATCCTGAAATTGATTTTATTTTCAATTCACTAGATATTCACGCCAATCAAGAATATGATGCTGTGTATAGTAGCAGTAATTATCCAATTGAGTTTAAAAAAATGATTATCACAGCAGATGCTTCTGACCCATGGATCACAGATTTTATTAATACAGGTGTTTCTGGTATTAATGCATTAGATAGTTTGATGTCTACATATCAATTTACGTTAGTAGATTCTAATAATTATGGATCAAGCACCTATTATTTTCAAATAGAAACTAGTTATAATTACATGAATTTAAATGCACTTGTTGAAGACTTTACCTCGATACCAGAAATCAATAATGTTGAGGTAAACTATCCTGACCTCTCACTTAGATTTAATTACATAGGTATTCCTTATACAGTTCAGAAACAAGAATTTGGTATGACTTTAACTGCTCCAGCAGAAGTTAGTAATATTATTGTAGATGGTAACAATTACAGATTTAAGGTTTATGGTAGTGACTGTCTTTCTGGTTGCACAATAGTGGAAACAAGAACAATATCTGTTGATTCGAATTATAATGTATTATCAAACGAAGACTATTTATTTGAAACGATGGCTATTTATCCAAATCCAGCATCTTCTATTGTAAACATACATTCAAATAATAATTATGAGTCGATTATTGTAGTCATTTATGATATTCTTGGTAAGCCAGTATTAAAAAAGGATGCGGAAACATCAATTGATGTTTCTAGTCTTAAATCTGGTATTTATTTACTTAAACTCAAACAAGGTCAAAAACAAGAAATTAAAAAACTTGTTATTGAGTAA
- a CDS encoding MGMT family protein, whose product MKPETLNFFDKVYEVAKLIPYGRVTSYGAIANYLGAKRSARMVGYAMNGSFGKDVPAHRVVNRKGLLTGKHHFEGTNLMQQLLESEGVTVIDNQIQDLDKVFWDPSKNL is encoded by the coding sequence ATGAAACCTGAAACACTCAATTTTTTTGATAAAGTTTACGAGGTAGCCAAGCTAATACCTTATGGTCGTGTCACAAGTTATGGAGCAATTGCCAACTATTTAGGAGCCAAACGTAGTGCCAGAATGGTTGGTTATGCTATGAATGGATCTTTTGGTAAAGATGTTCCTGCACATCGTGTGGTGAACCGTAAAGGACTGCTAACAGGAAAGCATCATTTTGAAGGTACTAACCTTATGCAACAATTATTAGAAAGTGAAGGCGTTACAGTTATAGACAACCAAATCCAAGATTTAGATAAGGTGTTTTGGGATCCATCAAAGAATCTATAA
- a CDS encoding LysE family transporter, giving the protein MNLTITFFISLLIALIGVIPPGLLNMTAAKISIKEGYSRGLMFSIGVCIVVIIQTLIAVIFARYLSMHPEIVQILQRVAFVLFVLITIYFLVLAKQQPKLKVEQERRSKHSRLFHGIFLSALNVFPIPYQAYMSITLASLGWLTFDNVSITSYVAGAATGTFVMLYVYVFFFKRIKNKKIKSQKNMNYIIGIITGIISIVTLINIIKDL; this is encoded by the coding sequence TTGAATCTTACCATCACCTTTTTTATAAGCTTGCTTATTGCATTAATTGGAGTAATTCCGCCAGGATTACTTAATATGACAGCAGCAAAAATTAGTATAAAAGAAGGTTATTCTCGTGGGTTAATGTTTTCTATAGGTGTGTGTATTGTGGTAATTATACAAACCCTAATAGCAGTTATTTTTGCAAGATATTTAAGCATGCATCCAGAAATTGTTCAAATTTTACAACGTGTAGCATTTGTATTATTTGTATTAATTACCATTTACTTTTTAGTATTAGCAAAGCAACAACCAAAATTAAAAGTAGAGCAAGAACGACGTAGTAAACATAGTAGATTATTTCATGGAATCTTTTTATCTGCTTTAAATGTGTTTCCTATTCCGTATCAAGCGTATATGAGTATAACTTTAGCTAGTTTAGGGTGGTTAACGTTTGATAATGTTAGTATCACATCTTATGTAGCAGGAGCTGCAACTGGGACGTTTGTGATGTTGTATGTGTATGTTTTCTTTTTTAAACGCATAAAAAACAAGAAAATCAAATCGCAAAAAAACATGAATTATATCATTGGTATCATAACAGGAATTATTTCCATTGTGACGTTAATAAACATCATAAAAGATTTATAA
- the trmB gene encoding tRNA (guanosine(46)-N7)-methyltransferase TrmB, with the protein MGSKNKLKRFKENETFDNVFQPTRAELVDAEYQYKGQWNKIVFKNKNPLVLELGCGKGEYSVALAKKYPNKNFIGIDIKGARFWRGAKTAIEENIPNVAFIRTQIELIEYVFAENEVDEIWITFPDPQIKYKRTKHRMTNSQFLKRYKHVLKPDGIMNLKTDSEFMHGYTLGLLHGEGHEVLYANNDVYRQEGSPEEVTSVQTFYENQYLQKDKPITYIRFKIN; encoded by the coding sequence GTGGGTAGTAAAAATAAGCTTAAAAGATTTAAAGAAAACGAAACCTTTGACAATGTCTTCCAGCCAACTAGAGCAGAGTTAGTAGATGCCGAATATCAATACAAAGGACAATGGAATAAAATTGTTTTTAAAAACAAGAATCCATTGGTTTTAGAATTGGGTTGTGGAAAAGGAGAATACAGTGTAGCACTAGCCAAAAAATACCCAAACAAAAACTTTATTGGTATAGATATTAAAGGCGCACGTTTTTGGAGAGGTGCTAAAACCGCAATTGAAGAAAATATTCCTAACGTAGCTTTTATTAGAACCCAAATAGAACTTATAGAATACGTTTTTGCAGAAAACGAAGTGGATGAAATTTGGATTACTTTTCCAGATCCACAAATAAAATACAAACGTACTAAGCACAGAATGACTAATTCTCAGTTTTTAAAACGTTATAAACACGTATTAAAACCTGATGGAATTATGAATTTAAAAACGGACTCCGAGTTTATGCATGGATACACCTTGGGTTTACTTCATGGCGAAGGTCATGAGGTGTTATATGCTAATAACGATGTGTATAGGCAAGAAGGTAGTCCAGAGGAAGTGACTAGCGTACAAACCTTTTACGAAAACCAATACCTACAAAAAGACAAACCAATTACGTATATTAGATTTAAAATTAACTAA
- a CDS encoding glycosyltransferase, whose translation MKKRILVAPLNWGIGHATRCIPIINGLLDEGFDPIIASDGEALQLLKKEFKDLIFVELPSYNIRYSKTKSAFKWLLFLQLPKIRKAINREHKLVRKIIHDYAIEGIISDNRLGVYSSKVPSVFTTHQLTVLSGNTTKFSTFLHTCYIKKFNECWVPDFEGEPNLSGKLSHNFKSKELTIKYIGALSRLKKTETKPKNRFMVLLSGPEPQRSILEERLLDELKVLPGLIIFVRGKIEVEQVIVNQPPFAIYNFMEAEELQKHINNSDIIISRSGYTTIMDLAKLGKQAFFIPTPGQFEQEYLAKYLEKSKIAPYCEQDDFSLSQLNKSVNYSGFKSFENEIDFKQLFSLF comes from the coding sequence ATGAAAAAACGAATTCTTGTTGCACCTTTAAATTGGGGAATTGGTCATGCCACACGGTGTATTCCGATAATTAATGGATTACTTGATGAGGGTTTTGACCCTATTATTGCTAGTGATGGCGAAGCTTTGCAATTATTGAAAAAAGAATTCAAAGATTTGATTTTTGTTGAATTGCCTAGCTATAATATTAGGTATTCTAAAACTAAAAGTGCTTTTAAATGGTTACTGTTTTTACAACTTCCAAAAATTAGAAAAGCCATTAATAGAGAACATAAACTTGTTAGAAAAATTATCCACGATTATGCTATAGAAGGTATAATATCTGACAACCGTTTGGGAGTTTACAGTAGTAAAGTTCCATCTGTTTTTACAACACATCAATTAACTGTTTTAAGTGGAAACACAACAAAATTTAGTACTTTTTTACATACCTGTTATATTAAAAAGTTTAATGAGTGTTGGGTTCCTGATTTTGAAGGCGAGCCTAATTTAAGTGGAAAACTAAGTCATAATTTTAAAAGTAAGGAACTGACTATAAAATATATTGGTGCTTTAAGTAGGTTGAAAAAGACTGAAACTAAACCAAAAAACAGGTTTATGGTATTACTATCAGGTCCAGAACCGCAACGTTCCATATTGGAGGAAAGATTATTAGATGAACTTAAAGTTTTACCAGGTTTGATAATTTTTGTGAGGGGTAAAATTGAGGTAGAACAAGTTATAGTAAATCAACCACCTTTTGCAATTTATAATTTTATGGAAGCTGAAGAATTACAAAAACATATTAATAATAGTGACATTATTATATCAAGATCTGGTTATACAACTATAATGGATTTAGCTAAATTAGGAAAACAAGCCTTTTTTATACCAACTCCAGGACAATTTGAACAAGAGTATTTAGCTAAATATCTGGAAAAAAGTAAGATTGCACCATATTGTGAACAAGATGATTTTTCTTTAAGTCAATTAAATAAGTCCGTTAACTATTCTGGATTTAAATCTTTTGAAAACGAGATAGACTTTAAACAGTTATTCAGCCTTTTCTAA
- a CDS encoding ATP-binding protein, protein MGVFLYFVYHVNLLPLVLFALLTFSFSFLVIQFRVEKFIYKRINKIYKDLTLLESVSFRKDSITTDMATLTKQIDEFAKNKKLEIETLKVREEYRKEFMGNISHELKTPLFTVQGYLETLLDGAIDDNNVAEKYLNRANKGVERLIYIVKDLDMITKLEVGDLSLDIITFDIVQLVQSVFELLEMKAAKKKITLTFDMDYNNPILVKGDQERIQQVLTNLIVNSIKYGQEKGTTEVSIERLIKNKVIVRVTDNGEGIEKQHIPRLFERFYRVDKSGSRKEGGSGLGLAIVKHIIEAHDEKIYVESEYNIGSEFSFTLEKAE, encoded by the coding sequence ATGGGTGTTTTTTTATATTTTGTGTATCATGTAAATTTACTTCCGTTAGTGTTATTTGCTTTGTTGACGTTCTCTTTCTCATTTTTAGTCATACAGTTTCGTGTCGAAAAATTTATATATAAACGTATTAATAAAATTTACAAAGATTTAACGCTTTTAGAATCAGTAAGCTTTAGAAAAGATAGCATAACCACAGATATGGCTACGCTTACCAAACAAATAGATGAGTTTGCCAAAAACAAAAAACTAGAAATTGAAACCCTAAAAGTTAGAGAAGAGTATCGTAAAGAGTTTATGGGTAATATCTCACATGAGCTAAAAACGCCTTTATTTACTGTTCAAGGCTATTTAGAAACCTTATTAGATGGTGCAATAGATGATAATAATGTTGCAGAAAAATATTTAAACAGAGCTAATAAAGGTGTTGAACGACTAATTTATATTGTCAAAGATTTGGATATGATCACCAAACTTGAAGTTGGCGACTTAAGTCTAGATATAATAACTTTTGACATAGTGCAATTAGTGCAAAGCGTTTTTGAGTTGTTAGAGATGAAAGCTGCTAAAAAGAAAATTACCCTAACTTTTGATATGGATTATAACAATCCAATATTGGTAAAAGGCGATCAAGAACGTATACAACAAGTGTTAACTAATTTAATAGTAAACTCTATTAAATATGGTCAGGAGAAAGGAACTACAGAAGTAAGTATAGAAAGATTAATTAAAAATAAGGTTATTGTACGTGTTACAGATAATGGTGAAGGTATAGAAAAACAACACATACCTAGGCTTTTTGAACGTTTTTACAGAGTCGATAAAAGCGGGTCACGTAAAGAAGGTGGCTCTGGTTTAGGATTAGCTATTGTTAAACATATTATTGAAGCACATGACGAAAAAATTTATGTCGAGAGTGAATATAATATCGGTAGCGAATTCTCTTTTACTTTAGAAAAGGCTGAATAA
- a CDS encoding response regulator transcription factor has translation MNKKEIKILLVDDEPDILEIVGYNLSNEGYQVITAKNGIEAVKKAKKERPQLIILDVMMPEMDGIEACEALRKLPELSATLITFLTARGEDYSQVAGFDAGADDYITKPIKPKVLVSKVKALLRRLKPTGENQSLIKIGNLIINREEYKIELNNQEIILPRKEFELLYLLASKPGKVFKREDILNRVWGNEVIVGGRTIDVHIRKLREKIGDNAFKTVKGVGYKFVE, from the coding sequence ATGAATAAAAAAGAGATTAAAATTCTTTTAGTTGATGACGAGCCAGATATTTTAGAAATCGTTGGTTATAATTTATCTAATGAAGGATATCAAGTTATTACAGCAAAAAACGGAATAGAGGCAGTAAAAAAAGCTAAAAAAGAAAGACCGCAACTTATAATTTTGGATGTCATGATGCCAGAAATGGATGGTATTGAAGCTTGTGAAGCACTAAGAAAATTGCCAGAATTAAGTGCAACACTAATTACATTTTTGACTGCAAGGGGTGAAGACTATTCTCAAGTTGCAGGTTTTGATGCTGGTGCAGACGATTACATTACCAAACCTATCAAGCCTAAAGTATTAGTTAGTAAAGTAAAAGCGTTATTAAGACGATTAAAACCAACAGGAGAAAATCAATCCTTAATCAAGATAGGAAACTTGATAATAAACAGAGAAGAGTATAAAATTGAACTTAATAATCAAGAAATTATTCTACCCAGAAAAGAGTTTGAACTTTTATATCTATTAGCGTCCAAACCAGGTAAAGTCTTTAAAAGAGAAGATATTTTAAATCGTGTTTGGGGTAACGAGGTTATTGTAGGTGGTCGTACAATCGATGTCCACATTAGAAAACTTAGAGAAAAAATAGGAGATAACGCCTTCAAAACAGTTAAAGGTGTTGGCTATAAATTTGTAGAATAG